Proteins encoded together in one Astyanax mexicanus isolate ESR-SI-001 chromosome 10, AstMex3_surface, whole genome shotgun sequence window:
- the nsdhl gene encoding sterol-4-alpha-carboxylate 3-dehydrogenase, decarboxylating yields the protein MATRIRSSSKRCAVVGGSGFLGRHLVEKLVEKGYSVSVFDIRQSYELPGVTFHQGDLCNKQDLLVALRDVSLVFHCASPAPSSDDQALFQRVNVEGTRTVIQACQEAGVQKLVLTSSASVVFEGTDIKNGEEDLPYAKKPIDYYTQTKIQQEKLVLQACNKEKGFLTVAIRPHGIFGPRDPQLVPILVDTARRGKMKFIIGDGSNLVDFTFVENVVHGHVLAAEYLKPDSPLCGKAYHITNDEPIRFWDFMSRVLVGLGYDAPRYHLPYSLVYGLALLLWLLTLLLRPLITIKPTFTPMRVALAGTHHYYSCARAKHDMGYKPLVSLHEAIAQTVASYPDLRRGA from the exons AGCAGTAAGAGGTGTGCTGTGGTTGGAGGATCTGGGTTTTTAGGGAGGCATCTTGTTGAGAAGCTGGTGGAGAAGGGCTACTCAGTGTCTGTGTTTGATATCAGACAGAGCTATGAGCTTCCTGGAGTCACGTTTCATCAAGGAGATCTCTGTAACAAACAG gaTTTACTCGTGGCTCTGAGGGATGTATCGTTAGTGTTTCACTGTGCCTCTCCTGCACCTTCTAGTGATGATCAGGCTTTATTCCAGAGGGTGAATGTTGAGGGAACTCGCACAGTCATCCAAGCCTGTCAAGAAGCCGGAGTACAG AAACTGGTTTTAACCAGCAGTGCCAGTGTTGTGTTTGAGGGAACCGACATCAAAAATGGAGAGGAGGATCTGCCTTACGCAAAAAAGCCTATCGATTATTATACACAGACCAAAATCCAACAGGAGAAG ctcGTCCTGCAGGCCTGCAATAAAGAAAAAGGGTTCCTGACCGTGGCAATTCGTCCTCATGGCATCTTTGGCCCTCGAGACCCTCAGCTGGTTCCTATACTTGTAGATACAGCCAGGCGAGGCAAGATGAAGTTCATTATTGG agatGGATCAAACTTAGTAGACTTCACTTTTGTGGAGAATGTGGTTCACGGTCACGTCCTCGCAGCTGAGTATCTGAAGCCAGACTCCCCACTCTGTGGAAAG GCTTATCACATCACCAACGACGAGCCAATCCGCTTCTGGGATTTCATGTCTCGGGTTCTGGTGGGTTTGGGTTACGACGCCCCTCGATACCATCTGCCCTACAGCCTGGTGTACGGACTCGCCCTGCTGCTCTGGCTGCTGACCCTgctgctccgccccctcattaccatAAAGCCCACCTTCACCCCGATGCGCGTGGCCCTGGCTGGAACTCACCACTACTACAGCTGTGCACGAGCCAAACACGACATGGGCTACAAACCACTAGTGAGCTTACACGAGGCTATCGCTCAAACTGTAGCCAGCTACCCTGATCTGAGGAGGGGGGCGTAG